One window of the Candidatus Eremiobacteraceae bacterium genome contains the following:
- the xerA gene encoding site-specific tyrosine recombinase/integron integrase, whose product MLEGIPDFPKQSFGEVKNTAKAVPVIEEFSAYIRLERGLSGRTAQEYSRDIDDFARFLDKERSEKLLIGASLIDARKYVMTLMGQRRYTAPAVRRRIASLRSFYKFIVRSGKRSDNPVVDLAPPKEPRRLPKVLSEREVGKFLSAKVNIDDEFLFSRDHAIFEMMYAAGVRIAELVGLDMQDVDRERRLLKVTGKGNKQRMVLMNKTAVRALNRYLNCRPHCASQALFISKRCNRLTARAVRYQFAAFKKSAGIERAASPHTLRHSFATHMLERGADLMVIKELLGHENLSTTQIYTNVSMEHVRQTYEDSHPRDKER is encoded by the coding sequence GTGCTCGAAGGAATCCCCGACTTCCCCAAACAATCATTTGGGGAAGTGAAAAACACCGCAAAAGCCGTGCCGGTCATCGAGGAATTCTCGGCCTATATACGGCTCGAACGCGGCCTTTCGGGGCGGACGGCGCAAGAGTATTCGCGCGATATCGACGATTTCGCGCGTTTTCTCGACAAAGAACGCTCGGAAAAGCTCTTGATCGGCGCGTCGCTGATCGACGCTCGCAAGTACGTCATGACGCTGATGGGCCAGCGGCGCTATACCGCGCCGGCGGTTCGTCGGCGGATCGCATCGCTACGGTCCTTTTACAAGTTCATTGTTCGGTCTGGTAAGCGGTCGGACAACCCCGTGGTGGATCTGGCGCCTCCCAAAGAGCCTCGGCGGCTCCCGAAGGTGCTGTCGGAACGTGAGGTCGGCAAGTTCCTCTCGGCCAAGGTGAATATCGATGACGAGTTCCTCTTCTCCCGCGATCACGCGATCTTTGAGATGATGTACGCGGCCGGCGTCCGGATCGCCGAACTTGTCGGGTTGGACATGCAAGACGTCGACCGAGAACGCCGGCTCCTCAAAGTCACGGGCAAGGGCAACAAGCAGCGCATGGTCTTGATGAACAAGACGGCCGTCAGGGCGTTGAACCGATACTTGAATTGCCGGCCGCACTGCGCATCCCAAGCGCTCTTCATCTCCAAGCGCTGTAATCGGCTCACCGCCCGTGCCGTCCGCTACCAATTCGCGGCGTTCAAGAAATCAGCCGGCATCGAGCGCGCCGCTTCGCCGCATACCCTGCGTCATTCATTCGCCACGCATATGCTGGAACGCGGAGCCGATCTGATGGTCATCAAGGAGCTGCTTGGCCACGAGAACTTGAGCACAACGCAGATCTACACGAACGTCTCCATGGAGCACGTCCGCCAGACGTACGAGGATTCGCACCCGCGCGACAAAGAGCGCTAA
- a CDS encoding CoA-binding protein produces the protein MILSAPSQLRDLITSARHIAVVGASASPLRASNFVYKYLRAHGVDALGVNPATPDIDGVPCYPSLSAYAAAQGPPDIVDVFRKPADCPQVARDAVAAGAKAIWFQYGVVNEEAIKIADDAGLSVVVDRCLKVEHARIAGGLSMAGMNSGRISARRS, from the coding sequence GTGATTCTCTCCGCACCGTCGCAGCTGCGTGATCTCATCACATCCGCTCGGCACATCGCGGTCGTCGGCGCGAGCGCGAGCCCGCTCCGAGCGAGCAATTTCGTATATAAATATCTGCGGGCGCATGGCGTCGACGCGTTGGGCGTCAATCCGGCGACGCCGGACATCGACGGCGTGCCGTGTTACCCATCGCTCTCGGCCTATGCGGCAGCGCAAGGACCGCCCGATATCGTCGACGTCTTCCGAAAGCCCGCAGACTGCCCGCAGGTCGCACGCGACGCGGTCGCAGCCGGGGCTAAGGCCATCTGGTTTCAATACGGTGTCGTCAACGAGGAGGCCATCAAAATCGCCGACGATGCCGGTCTGAGCGTCGTCGTCGATCGCTGTCTGAAGGTCGAACATGCACGCATCGCAGGCGGCCTGAGCATGGCTGGCATGAACTCAGGCCGGATCTCTGCGAGGCGAAGTTAG
- a CDS encoding O-acetylhomoserine aminocarboxypropyltransferase/cysteine synthase family protein, which yields MASDRTFGFRTRALHAGTQPDRTTGARALPIHMTSSFVFESAEKAADLYALRTYGDIYTRISNPTIAAFEEKIASLEGGLGAIATASGQAAQMVAFLTLAQHGDHFVAAADLYGGTITQLTVTLKRLGIETTFVPHGDPAAMRAAVRPNTRAMYIETIGNPGGRVADLRPVADAAHDAGVPLIVDNTFASPYLCRPIEHGADIVVHSGTKFIGGHGTVIAGVMIESGKFPWASGRHPLLSSPSPGYHGLEFAETFGEYAYLMRARAEVLRDIGACISPMNAWLLVQGLETLALRMEGHVKNGQRIAEFLASHADVAWVKYAGLPDNPSHALARRYLPLGSGSILTFAPRGGRAAAVAFLEALQLWSHLANVGDAKSLVIHPMSTTHQQLTEEEAAAGGITPDMIRLSIGLEDADDLIWDLEQGFAAARQHAGAAAR from the coding sequence ATGGCATCAGACCGCACGTTCGGCTTTCGCACACGCGCGCTCCACGCGGGTACGCAGCCTGACCGCACCACCGGCGCACGGGCGCTGCCCATCCACATGACGTCGAGTTTCGTCTTTGAATCGGCAGAAAAGGCAGCTGATCTCTACGCGCTGCGCACCTACGGCGATATCTACACCCGCATCTCCAACCCCACGATCGCGGCTTTCGAGGAGAAGATCGCGAGCCTTGAAGGCGGACTCGGTGCGATCGCGACCGCCTCAGGGCAGGCGGCGCAGATGGTCGCGTTTCTCACGCTAGCGCAACACGGCGATCACTTTGTCGCCGCGGCCGATCTCTATGGCGGCACGATCACGCAGCTCACGGTGACGCTGAAGCGGCTGGGCATAGAGACCACATTTGTGCCGCACGGCGACCCTGCAGCGATGCGCGCCGCGGTCAGGCCGAACACTCGGGCGATGTATATCGAGACGATCGGCAATCCCGGCGGTCGCGTTGCCGATCTGCGGCCAGTGGCAGATGCGGCGCATGATGCCGGCGTGCCGCTCATCGTGGACAACACCTTTGCCTCACCATATCTCTGCCGGCCCATCGAGCACGGCGCGGATATCGTCGTGCATTCCGGTACCAAGTTCATCGGCGGCCATGGCACGGTGATCGCCGGAGTGATGATCGAGTCCGGCAAGTTCCCGTGGGCCTCCGGACGGCATCCGCTGCTCTCGTCGCCCAGCCCAGGCTATCACGGACTTGAGTTTGCCGAGACGTTTGGCGAATACGCATACCTTATGCGCGCGCGGGCTGAGGTGCTGCGCGACATCGGCGCCTGCATCTCGCCCATGAATGCGTGGCTCCTCGTGCAGGGGCTCGAGACGCTAGCCTTGCGGATGGAGGGGCACGTCAAGAACGGCCAGCGTATCGCGGAATTCCTCGCGTCACACGCCGACGTCGCCTGGGTGAAATACGCAGGCCTGCCCGACAATCCGAGCCATGCGCTCGCGCGCCGCTATCTGCCGCTGGGGTCGGGCTCAATCCTCACCTTCGCGCCGCGCGGCGGACGCGCGGCTGCGGTCGCCTTCCTCGAAGCGTTGCAGCTGTGGAGCCACCTGGCAAACGTCGGCGATGCGAAGAGCCTTGTGATCCATCCGATGTCCACCACGCATCAGCAGTTGACAGAAGAAGAAGCGGCAGCCGGCGGCATCACGCCGGACATGATCCGGCTGTCGATCGGCTTGGAAGATGCCGACGACTTGATCTGGGATCTCGAGCAAGGATTCGCGGCTGCGCGACAGCATGCCGGCGCGGCTGCGCGGTGA
- a CDS encoding ATPase, T2SS/T4P/T4SS family: MKRAVTTIAQARRKFQRGNLHVSVVVRTDDGKVASGDARDVSAGGLRLATADKITVGAKGFAQLALPGGQVVRAAIEVVWDDAGERGPEYGIRFQNLGSTERFAILEAIYAPGSEERPNLRSVEAADGPMGNQPLSPAHHAYYLRLMRRMEQAHKLNPADTDRILFARLYQARSLRDILVDFNITPHAQLDDFLSAVFGVPFVDLNRTRPEPSASDAIPVGIATSQYIIPLSRKGDKLVVAMADPADLPTLDLIQLRAKKDIEVRFALVEDIEAAINNVYHGANLHSADRLIDSVAADKALAEGFGEGTDVEDLETLRRLSDTTPIVTLVDSILRSAVDDGASDIHLEPFAEGITVRFRLDGVLHEMRRLPKNAYAAVVSRIKIMTQMDITVHHVPQDGRASIRFQRKEFDLRVSSLPTVFGEKIVVRLLEKSPQVKDLKSVGFNDQNYAAFEPLSKRPYGMILCCGPTGSGKSTTLFACLQEINDGATNITTVEDPVEYRVHGVNQVEVNVKRGLTFAAVLRSLLRQDPDVIYVGEIRDRETADLAVRAALTGHLLLSTLHTNSAVQAIARLVDIGVDPAMIGSSLIGVVGQRLIRRICTRCKEQYELPDDEQLVLQELLPLVAPTSLWRGRGCAACHDTGYIGRMAVHEVIVVDEGMRRLIAKGADSSQLLDYCAAHGFSDLRDDAMQRLLDGDTTLREVMRVTV; this comes from the coding sequence TTGAAGCGTGCCGTCACCACCATCGCCCAGGCGCGGCGTAAGTTCCAGCGCGGGAATCTCCACGTCTCCGTGGTCGTGCGCACCGACGATGGTAAGGTGGCGAGCGGCGACGCGCGGGACGTCAGCGCCGGCGGTCTGCGCCTCGCAACGGCTGACAAGATCACGGTGGGAGCGAAGGGGTTCGCGCAGCTGGCGCTGCCCGGCGGTCAAGTCGTGCGCGCGGCGATTGAAGTCGTATGGGATGACGCCGGAGAACGCGGTCCGGAATACGGCATCCGCTTCCAAAATCTCGGCTCGACCGAGCGCTTCGCGATTCTCGAAGCGATCTACGCGCCCGGCTCGGAAGAACGCCCGAATCTTCGGTCGGTTGAAGCAGCCGACGGCCCGATGGGCAATCAGCCGCTCAGCCCAGCGCATCACGCGTATTATCTGCGACTCATGCGACGCATGGAGCAGGCCCACAAACTCAATCCGGCAGACACCGACCGCATCCTGTTCGCGCGATTGTATCAGGCGCGCAGCTTGCGCGACATCCTCGTGGACTTCAACATCACGCCGCACGCGCAGCTCGATGACTTTCTCTCGGCTGTGTTCGGCGTGCCGTTCGTCGATCTGAATCGCACGCGCCCCGAACCGAGCGCATCGGATGCGATTCCGGTGGGCATCGCCACGAGCCAGTACATCATTCCGCTTTCGCGCAAAGGCGACAAACTCGTCGTGGCCATGGCCGATCCCGCGGATCTGCCCACGCTCGACCTCATCCAGCTTCGCGCGAAGAAGGACATCGAGGTCCGCTTTGCGCTGGTCGAAGACATCGAAGCCGCGATCAACAACGTCTATCACGGCGCAAACCTGCATTCCGCCGATAGGCTCATCGACTCCGTCGCGGCGGACAAGGCGCTCGCCGAAGGCTTCGGTGAGGGCACCGATGTCGAGGATCTAGAGACGCTGCGGCGTCTCTCCGACACGACGCCGATCGTCACGCTTGTCGATTCGATCTTACGGAGTGCCGTGGACGACGGCGCGAGCGACATCCACCTCGAACCGTTCGCCGAAGGCATCACCGTCAGATTCCGGTTGGATGGTGTGCTGCACGAGATGCGCCGCCTGCCCAAGAACGCGTACGCCGCCGTCGTGTCGCGCATCAAGATCATGACGCAGATGGACATCACGGTCCACCACGTGCCTCAGGACGGACGGGCTTCCATCCGTTTCCAGCGCAAAGAGTTCGACTTGCGGGTCTCGTCGCTGCCGACGGTGTTCGGCGAGAAGATCGTCGTGCGGCTCCTCGAGAAGAGCCCGCAAGTCAAAGACCTCAAATCCGTCGGCTTTAACGACCAGAACTACGCGGCGTTCGAACCGCTTTCCAAGCGTCCTTATGGCATGATCCTCTGCTGCGGTCCGACCGGGAGCGGCAAGTCGACAACGCTGTTCGCGTGCCTTCAAGAGATCAATGATGGCGCCACCAATATCACGACGGTAGAAGACCCCGTCGAATATCGCGTGCACGGCGTGAATCAGGTCGAGGTCAACGTCAAACGCGGCTTGACCTTCGCGGCAGTGCTCCGCTCGCTCTTGCGCCAGGATCCAGACGTCATCTACGTCGGTGAGATCCGCGACCGCGAGACGGCTGATCTCGCGGTGCGTGCAGCCCTGACGGGGCATCTGCTGCTCTCAACACTGCACACGAATTCCGCCGTCCAGGCCATCGCGCGCCTCGTCGACATCGGCGTCGATCCGGCGATGATCGGCTCGTCGCTCATCGGCGTCGTGGGCCAAAGGCTTATCCGGCGTATCTGCACGCGCTGCAAGGAACAGTACGAACTGCCGGATGATGAACAGCTCGTCTTGCAAGAGCTGCTGCCGCTTGTGGCACCCACGTCGCTCTGGCGCGGTAGGGGCTGCGCGGCCTGCCATGACACGGGCTACATCGGACGCATGGCGGTGCACGAAGTCATCGTGGTGGACGAAGGCATGCGCCGTCTGATCGCTAAGGGCGCGGATTCGAGCCAACTGCTCGACTACTGCGCGGCGCACGGTTTCAGCGATCTGCGCGACGATGCGATGCAGCGCCTCCTTGATGGCGACACGACGCTGCGCGAGGTCATGCGCGTCACGGTTTGA
- the mdh gene encoding malate dehydrogenase, giving the protein MRKKVTIVGAGNVGATTAHWLAAKELADVVLVDVVEGVPQGKALDLQEALPVEGSDVTVTGSNDYELTKDSDIVVITAGLPRKPGMSRDDLLKVNAQIVGSATESAVKQSPNCILIIVTNPLDAMCEVARQKSGFPRERILGMAGVLDSARMAAFIAMELKVSVDNVYAAVLGGHGDQMVPVPRYSTVAGVPITELMDAATIAKIVDRTAKGGGEIVALLKTGSAYYAPARAITEMVDAILRDKHKILPCAVRLTGEYGLRDLFIGVPCKLGAGGLEAIVQLKLTPDESAALTRSAAAVKELVDALGAISGAPQPH; this is encoded by the coding sequence ATGCGGAAAAAAGTGACCATCGTCGGCGCCGGCAATGTCGGCGCTACAACTGCGCACTGGCTAGCCGCCAAGGAGCTCGCCGACGTCGTGCTGGTGGATGTCGTGGAAGGCGTGCCGCAAGGCAAGGCGCTTGACTTGCAGGAGGCGCTGCCGGTCGAGGGATCGGACGTCACAGTGACCGGCAGCAACGATTACGAGTTGACCAAAGACTCGGATATCGTCGTGATCACCGCCGGTCTGCCGCGCAAACCCGGTATGTCGCGCGACGATTTGCTCAAGGTGAACGCGCAGATCGTCGGAAGCGCCACGGAATCTGCGGTCAAACAGTCGCCGAATTGCATCCTAATCATCGTCACGAATCCACTGGATGCCATGTGCGAGGTCGCACGCCAGAAGAGCGGTTTTCCGCGCGAGCGGATTTTAGGAATGGCCGGCGTCTTGGACTCGGCGCGGATGGCCGCGTTCATCGCGATGGAACTCAAAGTGAGTGTCGACAACGTCTACGCTGCGGTTCTCGGCGGTCACGGCGATCAGATGGTGCCGGTGCCGAGATACTCGACGGTCGCCGGAGTGCCGATCACGGAATTGATGGACGCCGCGACCATCGCGAAGATCGTCGATCGAACGGCCAAGGGCGGCGGCGAGATCGTCGCGCTGCTCAAGACGGGCAGCGCCTACTATGCGCCTGCACGAGCGATCACCGAGATGGTGGATGCGATACTCCGCGACAAGCATAAGATATTGCCGTGCGCGGTGCGGCTCACGGGCGAATACGGGCTGCGCGACCTCTTCATCGGCGTTCCGTGCAAGCTCGGCGCCGGCGGCCTCGAGGCGATCGTCCAGCTCAAGCTGACCCCCGATGAATCCGCGGCACTGACGCGCAGTGCTGCAGCGGTCAAGGAGCTTGTGGACGCCCTTGGCGCGATATCCGGAGCCCCGCAGCCACATTAA
- a CDS encoding citrate/2-methylcitrate synthase produces the protein MESGSKNGNADAGLRGAVVGDTRLSSINGDEGRLIYRGIDIHDLARESTFEETAYLLWYGVLPSRTSLDEFRAQLSARRELPAVIQDMLRSLPPAAAPMDVLRTAVSALALFDDKVDDRSRSATMEKALRLTAIFPTILAAFHHIANGREPIAPRRDLDTASNFLYMMTGQTPSDSAARVLDVALVLHADHGMNASTFSAIVTSATLSDMYSAITSAIGTLKGPLHGGANEGVIHNLIEIGDLDRVAAWVDAKLAAHDKIMGFGHAVYKAYDPRATELKALAGAVGAAAGSTKWFAMTEAMERAVWERRGLYPNVDLYSACVYHTLGIPTAYFTPVFAMSRIAGWCAHVMEQYEDNKLIRPRANYVGNRGVVYVPIDERAIDVAV, from the coding sequence ATGGAATCGGGTTCGAAAAACGGCAACGCCGACGCGGGCCTTCGAGGCGCGGTCGTCGGAGACACGCGGCTTTCATCCATCAACGGCGACGAAGGCCGGCTCATCTACCGCGGCATCGATATCCACGATCTCGCACGAGAATCGACGTTCGAAGAGACCGCGTATCTGTTATGGTACGGCGTGCTGCCGAGCCGCACCAGCCTCGACGAATTCCGCGCGCAACTGAGCGCTCGCCGAGAACTGCCGGCGGTCATCCAGGATATGCTCCGCTCGCTTCCCCCAGCGGCCGCGCCCATGGACGTCTTGCGCACGGCCGTGTCCGCCCTCGCGCTCTTCGACGACAAGGTCGACGATAGGTCGCGCTCCGCGACGATGGAGAAGGCGCTTCGATTGACCGCCATCTTCCCCACGATCCTCGCAGCGTTCCATCACATCGCGAACGGCCGTGAGCCCATCGCACCGCGGCGCGATCTCGACACCGCTTCGAACTTCCTCTACATGATGACAGGGCAGACGCCAAGCGATTCTGCCGCGCGAGTCCTGGACGTTGCGCTCGTTCTTCACGCCGACCACGGCATGAACGCCTCGACGTTTTCCGCCATCGTCACTTCCGCCACGCTCTCCGACATGTATAGCGCGATCACGTCGGCCATCGGCACACTCAAAGGCCCGCTGCACGGCGGCGCCAACGAAGGCGTGATCCACAACCTCATCGAGATCGGCGACCTCGACCGCGTCGCAGCATGGGTCGACGCAAAGCTCGCTGCGCACGACAAGATCATGGGGTTCGGTCACGCCGTGTACAAAGCGTACGATCCGCGAGCCACCGAACTCAAAGCGCTTGCCGGCGCCGTCGGTGCTGCCGCCGGTTCCACGAAATGGTTTGCGATGACCGAGGCGATGGAGCGGGCTGTCTGGGAACGTAGGGGTTTGTATCCGAACGTCGACCTCTACAGTGCGTGCGTCTACCACACGCTCGGCATACCGACCGCATACTTCACACCCGTTTTCGCGATGAGCAGAATCGCCGGATGGTGCGCGCACGTGATGGAACAGTATGAGGATAACAAGTTGATCCGGCCGCGCGCGAACTATGTCGGGAACCGCGGCGTCGTCTATGTTCCCATCGATGAGCGCGCGATCGACGTCGCCGTGTAG